From the Musa acuminata AAA Group cultivar baxijiao chromosome BXJ3-1, Cavendish_Baxijiao_AAA, whole genome shotgun sequence genome, the window TTGACTACTGATGAAAGGAAGGCATGATCGTAGCAATATAGTAGGACCTTATAAACGAATTTATAAGGTGTCTATCTTATAGCAGACTGATTGTAGTGTTGCATTTACCGAATCCTATCATGTTTGATCATTGAATTCATCAATCCTATCAGACTTGAACTTTGAATCAGCAATCCTATCAGGATTGATCTTAATGCTACGAGGAAGAATAAACCGCAAATGTGATCACATCTTCATACTTATGTACAGCACATAAGAgcttgcataaatgtatatatagttGGTTatataacactttcatgcatatgTATaaatcagcgatttaaaaaggcgctcaggcgctcgggcgaggcgaggcccgagcgccttgctAATCTTCCAAACATCGTGCTTCAAAGAGACGCCACCTAGGCGTTCGCCTGAGCCCAAgcactgggcgcttcgggcgagcgcctaggttaaccaaggcgaccgaaccaggattttagatcTGGTTTGATCCTGGTTCGATctccgatggttagttggttcaatcgaaccaactaaaaccgatatcagtgacaacccaaccctaaccctcattgccgctcccgatccccatccccatcccgttgctcgcaaacgctgtcgtTATCGTCGCTTGCGCCTCCTGCTGCTCGCCGCTTGTGCCTCCTGCTGCTCGCCGCtatcgctgccgctgtcgcttcctcttttcttagtCAGCAAGTTCAGtacccccttacacttccttcttctccttctgttaacagtatacagtatactgttaatatttaatagtatattttaatttaaatttttaaatgattatatttattaattatattatatatttttaaattttagcgtctcacttcgctcgggcgagagCCTAGCGCCGCGGGCGTTTTTGgatcttggcgccttttggcgcctagcgctttttaaatcactggtataAATCTTGGTTTCAACAATTATTTACTCCAAGACTTCACAGAATTTCATTCCTAAGAGGTCCCACTGTTGATCAGTTCAACACATCCCTAGTAAAAACAGTTTAAGCACCTCTTTTTGATATATTTAGCAATTGACACTCATAAAGTACTCTCTAAGTCGACTTCGCATAATCTAATCTAATACGACAATCAACCCTAAAATTATTAGTACAATATTGGACCCTGGTAAAATGTCTAGCATTCTGATCACTATCAAGTTAAACCTTTCTTAACTGAATAAGGAGAGACACGGAGGAAATACATAATCAGaaggattataaaagaaaaagaaagtaatatACATAATTGAACTCCTTAATCCTTTTTCTTGTTTATTAATGAGTAATTTAAGAAGACAAGTCAGATGGAAAAGATGAGTTCAACATTGGACCATCGCATTATATAAAGAATGGAAACCATAGTTTTCTCAAAAACAGAATACATAAACAAATTGAAAATATTAGTTCAAAACTTACTTCAAATGCATGCTTCTCAACCAAAGTGCAGATGGATTTCCCATATAATTCAAGCACAAGGGTTATCAACAACACTAGCCTAAAAATAATAAATGTCAAAGAGTGACAATCTGGCGTCGAAACTGACTAGTAGACAAATCTAAAGCCTCTAGAATTAGGATCACAGATATTGACTATCCTCTCGGAGTCTATAATGAGGTAGAAATTTGGGCGACCAAGATGGGTGCCAATTGCTCAATTTAGAAAGCCTGAACATCTGAAACACATAATGACTTTTTCGAGGTTAAAAAAAAGAATATGTTCGTGAACTACTTGTATAATGATGTGCCAGTATTAGATAGCACACATCTTTTTTTAATAAACATAGCATTTATGCTTGAAGCCTGCAACCAAAGTAAAGCACCTGCAACTACTACTGTACATCCAGGAGAATCCTAAAAGTCCAGGTTTAAGTTATTTGCAGGTTTATCAAACTAAAGACATGAAGGTTATACTAACCCAAGACATATGCTGATGAATCTTTGAGTATCACCGGATAGAGGAGCTCCACCCGAGAGTAGAAAACGTACATGTCCTCCTAAAACTGCTCGAATATTTCTAAAGACAAGAAACTCCCATAAAACCTTCTCTAGACCCCATGCTCCAAACCAACTTCCATTAATTGCAGCCAATCTACGACCATATGCAGCATTAAATAGTTTCTTCGATAATCCACCCTTAGCATCTATCTGAAAAacatattaagaaaaatataccATATGAAAATTTGTGGCAAAGAatcttatgaaacagattttataGTTATCCTTTCCAAGAGATGGCAAGACCTTTTTCCACACACCATCACGAACACGGTCAAGTATAGCAGGTACAGCAGTCATCAGTGTAGGCCTCAAGACTGAAGAATCACCTTTTGTTCCTTTCTTTATCTTGTTTGATGTGTCAGTGAGAGTCAAAGGTGAGCCATACCCTATGGTAGTTCCTGCAGCAACCATTACGTTCTGCACAAGGCATATTCACAAAAGTGTCACTGATGAAGTAAAGATAAACGAAGCTAGACCGTGAGCAAGTTATGATGTCCATCCTGTGTAAATTCATAGGTAGATTGATTTGAAGCCCCTCACCTCTGCAGCAAATTCAAGAATGTGAGCCAGTGGTAGGTATGCCAAGTATATATCTTTGGTCCCAATAGAAGGGACGATAGTCATAACAGCTGAAACCGTAGCTAGAACATTGACATGTGTCATCATTACTCCCTGCATGAGAAGTCAAGGGAAGAATGTATATTAAACTATAAACACTTCCTTTTGTGGAAATAAAGTCGAATCAATATGTCAAAATAACCAAAAGAGGGGCATTTTTTTCATAACTTATGATGTCCCTCATAAATTCCACATTACTTTATTCACATATTCATAAAAAATCGTTACTAAACAGAATCCTTAATATACAGAAACTTATGACCAACTTGTTAGGGCCAATATGTAACCTGCTTTTCAAGAAGAATCTCCTCATGCTCTGGGACTGGGCAAGAACACAAGATCAAGGGTTGTATACCAGATATCATATCAGTCCATCTTGTCTAGACAGTATGTGTATTTTGCAGCATGCACCAGGGCCAGTACTATCCAGTACAAGACAGCACATGCTCTGTACAACTcagtttcttttttcatttttcaacctttttaagttttttttctcaaaacttGATGCATACTAGTGTATTGAGTGTTGGTACACTGGTACAAACTGATAAGAGTACTGGTCTGAGCCCTGACCAGTACAGTACCAAACCTCAATATCATTATGGTAGATGGGATGCATCAAATGCCACATAAGTACCTCAGCTACATGGAATGCAATGTGTGGCAAGGGAAGTCTTTGAAAGAATGTACATTAGAAATAGGTACAGAAATTGTAGAAAACATACATAAATATCGTGCAACTTGAAATGGGCAATATGAAAAAGAAAAGGCTAGATCAACCATATAATTACCAAAATAAATTCCTTGATGAACGAGCAAAGTGGAATACTAGGCAATGTATGATTAACCCaatagcattttcaatcaaagttaTCAACAATGACTAGCGCTACCATTTGATCTGACAGCAAAAATTTCATGCCATCGAAACCCTGGTTCCCAAAATTATAACTGAAATAATGAAGACATGCAAGCACGATGCCTTAAAAGTACCAATTAGTGACTAGAAAGCCATATATGACCTGCAAGGAAAATGCAATTTGAAGTAAAATATGAGAAGGCAGCAGACCTTTGGCAGACCAGTGCTACCACTTGTATACATTATCACAGCAATATCAGCTGAGCGAGGCAGATCTGCATCCACAGGCTTGTCCCTGCCCAATCTCTCTACTTCGACAAATGATGTTATCATCCAACCAATATTCTTCTGGGCCAATGAAACCTCACTTGGAACACCCTCCTCATCGATATAAATAACACGTTTTACAGTGTTGAGCTGTTTACTTACAAGAATCAGTTTTTTTAGTTCCTTATGCCCACAAATTACAGTTGAGACTTCTGTCTGAGCCAATCACCAAATAGAACAGATAAGTAAGGGGATTCAAGCCAAGTGTTTGAATGACTAGAGAAGACGACAAAAAAAATGGAATCTAGACAAACAAATTATTAACATGATGTGAAAGTTCATTGTTAGGTTTATCAGCAAGTGAAATGTGTTTTTGGATCCAAAGGTAATTAATATTCACAAAAGTAGTTCATTGAAACACAGAAATAAACTTTATGCAAGATCAGTAACCCGTAGGCATAAGCTCCACATTGCGCTATATATACCATGTATCTAAGAAATAAGAAAAGAATATGATAATCTAGTCAAGATTTTCTTGCTCCATTTATTCACtcagtggttttgttcatcatctaACTAAGAAGTCCAAGGTTCACAAGTCTCCTTCTCAAAAGTTAGCCATATGAATCATCAGTTAGCCATCATGGAAGAAGACATGTCCTGAATTTATTGAAAACAACATTTTTCTGCCAGTGTCAGGAAACTGAAGTTTGTCTTAACTCTTAACTCATGCAGGTAATTTTTCAGACAAATATGGGCTAACAAGCTAAAGAATCACTAAAAATTATAAGAAACACCTTTCTTTTAAGTTGTTGTAACCTGTGATGTTGCCTCCAATAATTGTTTTTTCAAGTAATAGACTAAGATAGGCAATCTTGCTCTCAGGATTTCATGTCCTATGATGGTTGCTCAGTGATTTAACAGTTATAGCGTTATCTATAAAGGCACTGAAGTCATTTAGATCCAAACAAGCTATGTGTAAAAAACAGAAATTATAATTTCTTCAACCAATCCCATGCAAGTAATTCATATAAAAATACAATTCACAGCTTCCAAATGGGTTCCAATGCAGAGCACAAGTAAAGTCTTCCCAAGTAattaaaccaaagaataacctagTATGAGCTGTAGTAAGTTCACTTAACAAAATGTAGATTCCTTTTTCTTATGAGCAGCTACTGTTCGACATGCTTCCACAATATGGTCTAAAATAGAAAAGTATTTAGCTTTCCAGTACTAAAGTCACTTTGATCATTTTATTTCTATTTGACTGCAAAGAAGACAGAATAGTGAAAAATATATATAGGGAAAAATAGAGAGATATAAAAGGAAACTACTGAGAAAACCAAGCTCTCCTATTACCAGAAATCTCACAGTGAACTCCTCTCTGATACCTCTGAAACAATCAGCATTCACATAAACCCTTCTCACCAATAGATCTTACAAATTTCATCGCAGCAACATATAAATTTgggacaaagaaaataaaagaatatgGAGAAACTACCTTTcgtaaatatataaatcatgaatcACAACCAAGGCATACCAGGAGAAGAGTACTACATGAAATAGCTACCGATATATTAAATAAGCATATGATAGATTGAAATATCACATATACTTCTACAAGACTGAACTGAAAACTTTCCAAATGCAACTAGAAGCTCAAAACACACAAACTTCACTGCATACCACACATTCAATCCAACAATTACACAGTTGGAGGAAAGCCATGATTTAAATGCAAACCTCATTTAAAGAGTGACAAAGAGCCTCCTCTCCGAGTGAAGTATACATAGTAACAACAGTGACATTCTGCCTGAAGCAACCCTGTTTTAAGAAAAGAAATCAATTATATTAGGAAACTGACAACAACTTCACAACTTCTTTTTGCAAATAAATGCTCCAgctaaaattttattatgtactCAGTAAATTTGACAATTTTATTATGAAATCAAGTGTTGAGCATGCATGACAGGAAAACCACCTGTAAGGCAATAAACCACTCTGCCCGTGTATCAGAAAATATTGCGACCCGCTCATTATTTTTGTGACCAACTTGCACTAAACCAGATGCGAAACTGCAAACAGCTTTGAAAGCGTCACCATAATTGACCCATTCATAGTTTCCCAGATGGAGCTTCTCAAAGGATCTTCCATCTTGTCTTACTTCTGTTTCCCTTGCTATAAGTTTCCGAGTTCCAAACAGAGGCCTGTATTCAAAGCGCTTGCAAGATTGTTCAAATAGCTCAGCCAGTGTCGAGATACCTTCCCAGAGAGATTCCACTGGAGAAGTGAAACGGTAGTTGCGAACTGCATATCCAGGTTCTCCACCGACAGTAACTGGCAACCCTCGTTTCTTCACATTGTTGGGTTTCAGTAAGATGACTGAAGCTAGAAGTGCGACTAAAAGTCCAACAATATATGGATTCATCCCTTGAAGATAAGTAATTACTCCGTCGCCGAATTCTCAACAAAATGCAGTCTTTCACAAGGAAGAGATGACTCCATTAGAgcttcaagagatattttcacccCAAAAACAAAAGATTCAAATAGCAACAGTGTTCACCAACAATCACATCATGGTTAGATGGCATCGAAACGTTAACAGTTTAAGAGGCTTCTTTTAACACTTTATAATAACGACAACattaaaaaatacaaaaataaaagcaACGAATTATTTTGGCCCCCGAAGTTGTTCATGATGGAAGGGAGAGAAAGCGAGTGCTTTATATAAACCCAATCTTTCGGGCAACAAAGAAGAAAACAATATTCTTTCAGAAATTATGGTGATCACGGGCAGAAAATATGAATAAAACGCCCACATCAAAATCAATAGTTTTTTTCATGCACTTGAGTCGAAGTCCGAAATCAAAATAAGAAATTAAGAGCGAGGGATCGAGGAGATAGCAAAACGATCGTAGCGTTAGCAGCACCTCATAGGCCATGGTAAAAGCGGGGGCGAAATCGATCCGATTCTGCTCTATGAATCCATGGCGGCGAGAAGCAAAGCCGTAGATCTGATGCACCACGAGTTCGAGAGGGGAATATTTAACCGAGGGGCGGGGTTGAGGATTCGTGAGATTGGAGAACTCTGGAAGAGTGGAGACGACGACAATTTTGGGTTCGCGCTCCCTCTCCCTCTACTCAAACTTCCTACGTTGCTCTCTGCTGCCCATATTCTGGCCAGCAATAGTAGCAGTAAAAGCATGCGGATGACTGATTTGGACCCCTCGCTGTCTCTTGCACCGATAGTGCCAGCAAGCAATGCGTGAACGTTGAGGTTTCTAAGGAAAGCCTGACGAGTTGTCTCGAGAACGAAAACGACACATGGCACCTGAGTTCACGGAGACGACCGCCGACAATCTaaacttttctctctctctctctctctctctctctctctctctctctctgtgtgacgagcatctcttttcttctttcgtatttgtttttattttctattttatacCTGAAATACGACTCTTATATCTAaatcattttaaattatttttaaatttaaatatctttagtattttgatttttagatttaaaaaaatttattaaaatctctataattaCATCTCATCTTAtccttagacttaaaaaattttatattaaaatcttgataattatgaaaataaaatatttaattttatttatcctaacattATTGATTTTACCGATAGAAGATATAACACTTGACAATATACACGTAAAGAACACGAAATtgattgaaaaaaaataattttaataacgaTGATGGATGATCACTTTGTAAGTGATTATTATGATGATTGTCACTAAGAACGACAAGGTGGTCGACATTATCGATATCATGAATGATACGAAAATAATAGGTAAATagataattttaacttaatttaTATCTTTCGTAAATAAAATCGACGGTATTATGGTAaataaggttaaatattttacttttataactattaaatttttaatataaattttttaaatctaaagacCGAAATGAGAAAGATGtctaactataaaaattttaatatatttttttaaatataagaatCGAAATACTAAAGAGGACTAAGTAGAGACGTAACACGTAGAAttttcatcaactatattccactCTAACCCATAATTTCCACCACTCATCTTCTGTTTGGAGCCAATCCAAACTCTAATCCATGCTATTTACTAAACTTTGAATGGATAGATTTGTATTATACTAAAAGTGTTACATTATGTAGCATATTAAATCAAATCAATC encodes:
- the LOC135629713 gene encoding long chain acyl-CoA synthetase 9, chloroplastic-like, with amino-acid sequence MNPYIVGLLVALLASVILLKPNNVKKRGLPVTVGGEPGYAVRNYRFTSPVESLWEGISTLAELFEQSCKRFEYRPLFGTRKLIARETEVRQDGRSFEKLHLGNYEWVNYGDAFKAVCSFASGLVQVGHKNNERVAIFSDTRAEWFIALQGCFRQNVTVVTMYTSLGEEALCHSLNETEVSTVICGHKELKKLILVSKQLNTVKRVIYIDEEGVPSEVSLAQKNIGWMITSFVEVERLGRDKPVDADLPRSADIAVIMYTSGSTGLPKGVMMTHVNVLATVSAVMTIVPSIGTKDIYLAYLPLAHILEFAAENVMVAAGTTIGYGSPLTLTDTSNKIKKGTKGDSSVLRPTLMTAVPAILDRVRDGVWKKIDAKGGLSKKLFNAAYGRRLAAINGSWFGAWGLEKVLWEFLVFRNIRAVLGGHVRFLLSGGAPLSGDTQRFISICLGAPIAQVYGLTETCAGGSFSEHDDISVGRVGAPLPCSYVKLIDWPEGGYLVTDLPMPRGEIVIGGPNITLGYYKMEEKTKEVYKVDERGMHWFYTGDIGRFHPDGCLEIIDRKKDIVKLQHGEYVSLGKIESVLVASPYLDSIMLHADPYHSFCVALVVAAQRALEDWASKQGIIYGDFSDLCQKAETVKEVHGSLFKAAKQARLDKFEIPAKIKLIPEPWTPESGLVTAALKIKREAIKKAYADDLAKLYA